The proteins below come from a single Kosakonia sp. SMBL-WEM22 genomic window:
- the acrR gene encoding multidrug efflux transporter transcriptional repressor AcrR, giving the protein MARKTKQQALETRQHILDVAMRLFSRQGVSSTSLAEIAQAAGVTRGAIYWHFKNKSDLFNEIWELSESSIGDLETEYRAKFPGDPLSVLREILVYILEATVVEERRRLMMEIIFHKCEFVGEMAVVQEAQRDLCLESYDRIETTLTECIQAKLLPANLLTRRVAVLMRAYVSGIMENWLFAPQSFDLKKEARAYVAILLEMCQFCPTLRDETPALKA; this is encoded by the coding sequence ATGGCACGAAAAACCAAACAACAGGCGCTTGAGACGCGACAACACATTCTTGATGTCGCCATGCGGCTGTTTTCCCGGCAGGGCGTTTCATCAACTTCGCTGGCTGAAATTGCGCAGGCGGCAGGAGTAACTCGCGGCGCGATTTACTGGCATTTCAAAAACAAGTCAGATTTGTTTAATGAAATTTGGGAACTGTCGGAGTCCAGTATTGGAGATCTTGAAACTGAGTATCGGGCAAAATTCCCTGGCGATCCACTCTCAGTATTAAGAGAAATATTGGTTTATATCCTTGAAGCCACGGTTGTCGAAGAGCGGCGTCGCCTGATGATGGAGATCATCTTCCATAAATGCGAGTTTGTCGGCGAAATGGCGGTGGTGCAGGAGGCGCAGCGCGATTTATGTCTGGAGAGCTACGATCGTATCGAAACCACGCTCACCGAATGTATTCAGGCAAAATTGCTGCCCGCTAATCTTTTAACGCGCCGCGTGGCGGTGCTGATGCGCGCCTATGTTTCCGGGATTATGGAAAACTGGCTCTTTGCGCCGCAATCTTTCGATCTGAAAAAAGAGGCGCGCGCCTACGTCGCTATCCTGCTGGAGATGTGCCAGTTCTGCCCGACGCTACGCGACGAAACGCCTGCTCTCAAAGCATAA